A single Dasypus novemcinctus isolate mDasNov1 chromosome 4, mDasNov1.1.hap2, whole genome shotgun sequence DNA region contains:
- the RTP1 gene encoding receptor-transporting protein 1 has translation MRIFRPWRLRCPALHLPSLPVFSFKWSLPSLPTDKTMCKSVTTGEWKKVFYEKMEQAKPADSWDLIIDPNLKHNVLAPGWKQYLELHASGRFHCSWCWHTWQSPHVVILFHMHLDRTQRAGSVRMRVFKQLCYECGTAHLDESSMLEENIESLVDNLITSLREQCYGERGGHYRIHVASRQDTRRHRGEFCEACQEGIVHWKPSEKLLEEEATTYTFSRAPSPTKPQAEEGSGCNFCSIPWCLFWATVLLLIIYLQFSFRSSV, from the exons ATGAGGATTTTTAGACCGTGGAGACTGCGCTGCCCTGCCTTGCACCTGCCCTCGCTGCCCGTGTTCTCGTTCAAGTGGAGCTTGCCCTCCCTTCCCACTGACAAGACCATGTGTAAAAGTGTGACCACAGGTGAATGGAAGAAAGTCTTCTATGAAAAGATGGAGCAGGCAAAGCCAGCTGACAGCTGGGACCTCATCATAGACCCCAACCTCAAGCACAATGTGCTGGCCCCCGGCTGGAAGCAGTACCTGGAGTTGCATGCCTCAGGCAG GTTCCACTGCTCGTGGTGCTGGCACACCTGGCAGTCGCCCCACGTGGTCATCCTCTTCCACATGCACCTGGACCGCACTCAGCGGGCGGGCTCGGTGCGCATGCGCGTCTTCAAGCAGCTCTGCTACGAGTGCGGCACAGCCCACCTGGACGAGTCGAGCATGCTGGAGGAGAACATCGAGAGCCTGGTGGACAACCTCATCACCAGCCTGCGCGAGCAGTGCTACGGCGAGCGAGGCGGCCATTACCGCATCCACGTGGCCAGCCGCCAAGACACTCGGCGGCACCGCGGCGAGTTCTGCGAGGCCTGCCAGGAGGGCATCGTGCACTGGAAGCCCAGCGAGAAGCTGCTGGAGGAGGAGGCGACCACCTACACCTTTTCGCGGGCCCCTAGCCCCACTAAGCCGCAGGCCGAGGAGGGCTCTGGCTGCAACTTCTGCTCCATTCCTTGGTGTTTGTTTTGGGCCACCGTCCTGCTGCTGATCATTTACTTGCAATTCTCTTTCCGCAGCTCCGTCTAA